The Podospora pseudopauciseta strain CBS 411.78 chromosome 2 map unlocalized CBS411.78m_2, whole genome shotgun sequence genome has a window encoding:
- a CDS encoding uncharacterized protein (COG:T; EggNog:ENOG503Q3RX) gives MAAHNAKPEIGDILLVIHDFVARSSDELSLVKGERVELLERDDEFGDGWYLGRHLVNNNSGLFPEVYTRPAPKAVVTTNTSFSNASKPPLTPLAEDNEHATPLAHPAEDTKSAPKPIPAQLPPSSLNTLASPTISPPPFSSSLPTGAASGLDSIRPNASTDSHVLHETLNVINEHITDLRSPDGGQGHRANDSGSEYSSHVGHRISYIQGEETDEEEETVHSRFEVESWNADQVAEYLFTVGVEKHHCEVFRDQEITGEVLLGMDQTSVFIKALDLGSVGRRLKTWQKIKQLQDEANGLGTSTGRTTQTYGSEAGSDVGRMRSRTNTITSSGPQRYNSTQESNMSPHARRLSQTPKIEPYEPVSPVSPLVDSPGRTYHDKRPSAASIRDLHHSRRHSSTDFRIAGPTGAPTKPASTSTFPQQQTAHKKQPSFDRNWTLGGATSSSSFQQRPLSSAGVRESSEPGAELQDSAVDLDRGYFSGTDADPRKRNVLKKRDSVQAGRTSPKTSYAEEQRVRSATALSRHSRFGSVDSVRESSVSAAAQKYYGLNKRTPSTITTDSMRQTSGSLKESMNPTVTRLDSNTSDASRSSPKSVNAMKRLSQVNHPDFNVSMMLRSGLGGLRAASDAITGNEKAKLSPLDSPLKDSPMYSPARTGSSTPSVGPSFEMDSADATKSPSTATTQASRGSRKKTKKETSAYTRGLQKITPQEAMKTADYSGWMKKRSANLMTTWKPRLFVLKGRRLAYYYSEDDDQEKGLIDISFHRVLPADNEKLTGLHATLTGATNSPAIPAGSQIHTLAASDAERDPTSEGPDSIFIFKLVPPRAGLSRAVTFTKPTVHYFAVPNIKQGRLWMAALMKATIDRDDTQPITTTYQQKTISLAKARQMRHRPPALMGLDENARNNGENCEAEKRAADKEKNGLGITYSEADSGVSGMGKFGLQPHPDSARAPGRFASFGSEKDSVPQSA, from the exons ATGGCGGCTCACAATGCGAAGCCCGAGATTGGCGACATTCTGCTTGTCATCC ACGACTTTGTAGCCCGCAGTTCTGACGAGTTGAGCTTGGTAAAGGGCGAGCGCGTGGAGCTGCTCGAGCGCGACGACGAGTTTGGCGATGGATGGTACTTGGGCCGACATTtggtcaacaacaacagcggCTTGTTCCCTGAGG TCTACACCCGACCAGCACCGAAAGCTGTCGTCACAACCAACACATCGTTTTCTAACGCATCGAAGCCACCACTGACCCCCCTAGCCGAAGATAACGAGCATGCGACGCCCCTAGCCCACCCTGCAGAGGATACGAAAAGCGCACCGAAGCCAATACCCGCTCAGCTCCCACCGAGCTCACTGAATACGCTTGCTTCCCCTACGATAAGCCCTCCTCCGTTCTCTAGCAGTCTGCCGACCGGCGCAGCATCTGGCCTGGACTCGATACGGCCCAACGCTAGCACCGACAGCCATGTTTTGCACGAAACACTCAATGTCATCAACGAACACATCACCGACCTGAGATCCCCCGATGGCGGCCAGGGGCATAGGGCTAATGATTCGGGCAGCGAGTACAGCTCTCACGTCGGCCACCGCATCTCGTATATCCAGGGCGAGGAAAcagacgaagaggaagagacgGTGCACTCTCGATTCGAGGTCGAATCGTGGAACGCAGATCAGGTCGCTGAATATTTGTTCACGGTTGGTGTCGAGAAGCACCACTGCGAGGTATTTCGGGACCAGGAAATCACAGGAGAGGTGCTTTTGGGAATGGATCAGACCTCGGTATTCATCAAGGCCCTCGACTTGGGCTCGGTAGGAAGGCGGCTCAAAACGTGGCAAAAGATCAAGCAGCTCCAGGACGAAGCCAACGGTTTGGGGACGAGCACAGGGAGGACAACTCAGACATATGGGAGCGAGGCCGGGTCTGATGTCGGGAGAATGCGAAGCAggaccaacaccatcacgaGCTCGGGGCCACAGCGGTACAATTCGACCCAGGAGTCCAACATGTCGCCCCATGCGCGACGTTTGTCACAAACACCCAAGATTGAGCCGTATGAGCCCGTATCACCTGTATCGCCCTTGGTAGATTCGCCCGGCCGCACGTACCACGACAAACGCCCCTCTGCTGCGTCAATCCGAGATTTGCATCACTCGCGCCGCCATTCGTCGACGGATTTCCGGATCGCGGGCCCTACCGGTGCACCCACCAAAcccgcctccaccagcacGTTTCCCCAACAGCAGACGGCCCATAAGAAGCAACCGTCCTTTGATAGAAACTGGACGTTGGGTGGCGCtacttcgtcgtcgtctttcCAGCAAAGACCTCTGTCCTCGGCCGGCGTCCGAGAGTCTTCGGAGCCCGGAGCAGAACTGCAAGATTCAGCAGTCGACCTGGACCGTGGTTACTTTTCCGGCACCGACGCCGACCCCCGGAAGAGAAATGTGCTCAAGAAGCGCGACAGTGTGCAGGCTGGACGCACCTCACCCAAGACGAGCTACGCCGAAGAGCAGCGTGTCAGGAGCGCAACCGCCTTGTCTAGGCACTCAAGGTTTGGGAGTGTGGACTCGGTGCGCGAATCATCCGTGTCGGCTGCCGCCCAAAAGTATTATGGCCTGAACAAGCGCACACCTTCGACAATAACCACCGATTCGATGCGCCAAACTTCGGGGAGCTTGAAGGAGTCCATGAACCCCACCGTCACCCGGCTCGACAGCAATACGTCAGACGCATCTCGATCATCGCCAAAATCCGTCAACGCCATGAAGCGCCTCAGCCAAGTCAACCACCCCGACTTTAACGTCAGCATGATGCTGCGCAGcgggttgggagggttgagggCAGCTTCGGATGCCATCACAGGAAACGAAAAGGCGAAACTGTCACCTCTGGATTCACCGCTCAAGGACTCGCCAATGTACTCGCCAGCCCGGACAGGATCTAGTACCCCTTCGGTTGGCCCGAGCTTCGAGATGGACTCTGCCGATGCCACCAAGAGTCCTAGCACGGCCACGACACAAGCAAGCCGCGGCAGCCgcaagaagaccaagaaggaGACGAGCGCGTACACTCGTGGTCTGCAAAAGATTACGCCGCAGGAGGCCATGAAGACTGCTGATTACAGCGGCTGGATGAAGAAGCGGAGCGCCAATCTCATGACGACCTGGAAGCCTCGTCTGTTTGTTCTCAAGGGGAGACGTCTCGCGTACTACTACTCGGAGGACGATGACCAGGAGAAGGGCCTGATCGATATTTCATTCCACCGCGTTCTGCCTGCCGATAACGAGAAGCTCACCGGGCTCCACGCTACCTTGACCGGTGCTACCAACTCGCCAGCCATTCCCGCCGGAAGCCAGATTCACACTCTTGCCGCCAGTGATGCAGAGCGTGATCCAACTTCCGAGGGCCCAGATTCGATCTTTATTTTCAAGCTTGTACCACCTCGCGCTGGTCTCTCCCGGGCGGTTACTTTCACCAAGCCAACCGTCCATTATTTTGCGGTACCCAACATTAAGCAGGGCCGGCTGTGGATGGCCGCTCTCATGAAGGCCACCATCGATCGCGACGACACGCAGCCCATAACGACGACATACCAGCAAAAGACAATCTCGCTGGCTAAGGCGCGGCAGATGCGTCACAGACCACCAGCACTCATGGGCCTGGACGAGAACGCTCGCAACAACGGGGAGAACTGCGAGGCCGAGAAACGAGCGGCCGACAAGGAAAAGAATGGTCTCGGAATCACCTACAGCGAGGCGGACAGTGGAGTTTCCGGCATGGGAAAGTTTGGCTTGCAACCGCATCCCGACAGTGCCCGCGCGCCGGGAAGGTTTGCCAGCTTCGGTTCAGAAAAGGATTCAGTGCCCCAGAGTGCCTAG
- a CDS encoding uncharacterized protein (EggNog:ENOG503NU5A; COG:I) — protein sequence MSFTEQYAKYQYFLTSSPAPYVAHVQINRTSKLNAFKEAMWLELRTLFQQLSSDPEVRAVVLSGAGDKAFTAGLDVTEASQNGLLNPDGNLDGARKAARLRRHIAEFQECISAVEKCEKPVIAVLHGISIGLAIDIACCADVRIAAANTRFAVKEVDIGLAADIGTLARLPKVVGSFSWVKDIALSARDFGAEEALRVGFVSQVHESKDKAVEAAVKMAAFIGGKSPVAVQGTKEVLNHSRDHAVEENLRYVGIWNAAALQTNDVQAALLSGMQKRKPTFEKL from the exons atgTCCTTCACAGAGCAATACGCCAAATACCAGTACTTCCTCACCTCTTCCCCGGCCCCTTATGTAGCCCACGTCCAAATCAACCGCACCTCCAAGCTCAACGCCTTCAAAGAGGCTATGTGGCTCGAGCTCCGCACCCTTTTCCAGCAACTCTCATCCGACCCCGAAGTCCGCGCCGTCGTCCTGTCGGGAGCCGGCGACAAGGCCTTCACCGCCGGCCTCGACGTAACGGAAGCCAGCCAGAACGGGCTGTTGAACCCGGACGGGAACCTAGACGGCGCGAGAAAGGCGGCGAGGCTGCGGAGACACATTGCCGAGTTTCAAGAGTGCATTTCGGCGGTGGAGAAGTGCGAGAAGC CTGTCATTGCCGTTCTGCACGGCATCAGCATTGGTCTCGCGATTGACATCGCCTGCTGCGCCGACGTCAGAATCGCTGCTGCCAACACCCGGTTCGCGGTGAAAGAGGTTGACATCGGGCTCGCGGCTGATATCGGCACGCTTGCGCGGCTGCcaaaggtggtggggagctTCTCTTGGGTGAAGGATATCGCGCTGAGCGCTAGGGATTTcggggccgaggaggcgttgagggttgggtttgtCAGTCAGGTGCACGAGTCAAAGGACAAGGCGGTCGAGGCGgcggtgaagatggcggcgTTTATCGGGGGGAAGAGTCCAGTGGCGGTGCAGGGGACTAAGGAGGTGTTGAATCATTCGAGGGATCACGCTGTGGAGGAGAACTTGAGGTATGTGGGCATCTGGAACGCGGCGGCGCTGCAGACGAATGATGTGCAGGCTGCGCTGCTGTCGGGGAtgcagaagaggaagccTACTTTTGAGAAGCTCTAG
- the TFB5 gene encoding TFIIH complex subunit tfb5 (EggNog:ENOG503P8VN; COG:K) has protein sequence MPRAIRGVLIECEPAIKSILIHIDNTQLNNDAIIEDLDETHLMVKEQMVKTLQARLDEKLKETYRVEVPLDDSDEDKGM, from the exons atgcCAAGAGCCATCCGCGGCGTCCTCATCGAGTGCGAGCCAGCCATCAagtccatcctcatccacatCGACAACACCCAGCTCAACAACGACGCCATCATCGAGGACCTTGACGAGACTCATCTGATGGTGAAGGAGCAAATGGTTAAGACCCTGCAGGCCCGGTTAGATGAG AAACTCAAGGAGACTTACCGTGTTGAGGTGCCTTTGGATGACAGTGATGAGGACAAGGGCATGTAA
- a CDS encoding uncharacterized protein (EggNog:ENOG503PY8P), translated as MYSLKQSSLLTFLTSGLTILAAPQVTPPPPIPSIAVPQPHPVPTLPVPQPLPLPTAPNPGLIPTPRPNPNPDDDDDDQPQDEPSTTTTTPATNPCLTSLSALLSGFPSPSSSENPLFPPWASSSPPPILIISSALSSNQSFSPELGLGDSTDEMCFSAVAAITPSPTELAAAYSAYLDDVQMWRFAVEGEAYRLAEKCGGGVGLGLELMMATEGPMCTSGIRESVRPWATGGVEGGLGVSAGVGGGEKMRWGVMGGMLGLVAVGMVML; from the coding sequence ATGTATTCACTCAAGcaatcctccctcctcaccttcctcactTCAGgcctcaccatcctcgccgcaCCCCAAGtcactccaccaccacccatcccatcaATCGCCGTCCCACAACCACACCCAGTCCCAACCCTCCCAGTACCACAACCACTTCCTCTCCCAACAGCTCCAAACCCAGGTCTtatcccaaccccaagaccgaaccctaaccccgacgacgacgacgacgaccaaCCTCAGGATGaaccctcaaccaccaccaccaccccagcaacaaaccCCTGCctaacctccctctccgccctcttATCAggtttcccctccccctccagtTCCGaaaaccccctcttccccccctgggcctcctcctcccccccaccaatcctgatcatctcctccgccctaTCAAGCAACCAATCCTTCTCCCCCGAGCTAGGCCTAGGCGACTCAACAGACGAGATGTGCTTCTCCGCCGTGGCAGCcatcaccccttcccctaCCGAACTAGCAGCAGCCTACTCTGCCTATCTGGACGATGTCCAGATGTGGAGATTTGCTGTTGAAGGAGAGGCGTACAGGCTGGCGGAGAagtgtggagggggggtggggttggggttggagctTATGATGGCGACGGAGGGGCCGATGTGCACGAGTGGGATTCGGGAGAGTGTCAGGCCTTGGGCTAccgggggggtggagggtgggttgggtgtgagtgcgggtgttggggggggggagaagatgaggTGGGGGGTTatgggggggatgttggggttggttgcggtggggatggtgatgctttag
- a CDS encoding uncharacterized protein (EggNog:ENOG503P92P), whose protein sequence is MTSPFATMTSFGPPPGFTPPFSSSPTSAPSSSSSNGDDGLFSADHPWAWVLIPVALLSTLGLLAACLHNSRRRRAARKQAATTLLLNHPRRPGPPDSTQVTIRDLESGWVIPGREAARWAWPPPAMREEGLNELGEAPPPYENHKEKAAAVELGGEGEVREIGEGSSTQIGLMELDGREVVVGEERSWVEGVDDEIDTRRVGPDGEDGEVDKEGRGSDGGSEDEEERGHRERERKRERGSSSTDRAYDVAEEVVITQPPPAVLRETDSGRQQQRVDDGKGKRV, encoded by the exons ATGACATCCCCCTTCGCAACAATGACCTCCTTCGGACCACCCCCGGGCttcaccccccccttttcctcctccccaacctcagcaccgtcatcctcatcctccaacgGTGACGACGGGTTGTTTTCCGCTGACCATCCTTG GGCATGGGTCCTAATCCCAGTAGCCCTCCTCTCAACTTTAGGCCTCCTAGCAGCCTGCCTCCACAactcccgccgccgccgcgccGCCCGCAAACAAGCAGCCACAACCCTGCTACTTAACCACCCACGTCGTCCCGGCCCCCCAGACTCAACCCAGGTTACGATCCGGGATCTTGAATCAGGGTGGGTGATTCCCGGACGGGAGGCAGCAAGGTGGGCTTGGCCTCCTCCGGCGAtgagagaggaggggttgaatgAACTTGGGGaggcgccgccgccgtatGAGAATCATaaggagaaggcggcggcggtggagctgggtggggagggggaggtgagggagattgGGGAAGGGAGCAGTACACAGATTGGGCTGATGGAgttggatgggagggaggtggtggtgggggaggagaggagttgggttgagggggtggatgacgAGATTGATACTAGGAGGGTTGGGcctgatggggaggatggggaggtggataaggaggggagggggtctGACGGTgggagtgaggatgaggaggaaagggggcacagagaaagggaaaggaaaagggaaagggggagtaGCAGCACTGATCGTGCGTATGatgttgcggaggaggtagTTATCACGCAGCCACCTCCGGCGGTGCTACGGGAGACTGACAGTgggaggcagcagcaacgggtggatgatgggaaggggaagagggtgtga
- a CDS encoding uncharacterized protein (EggNog:ENOG503NUH8; COG:S): MLRTISTLFLDPPPPLPPGVVINTIDNVLIPLSEAHLHSHSYRSRLTSTDDTVEDTPKDDDDNNDDDDDLEGGGDRDEGTGMLLRRSSSSGELLGMTAAEREYTIGSLRREVRAGGGKRTAAGRGEYEMKSRLVNKAIQDIGMGRYNWQLFVLCGFGWFADNLWMQGIALTLPSLSAEFGVSEADIRYTTSSLFIGLCLGSFVWGIGSDIIGRRIAFNATLLITSLFGIASAWAPTWPAVCLTYAALGFGVGGNLPVDGALFLEFLPDASSSLLTLLSVWWPIGQLFSSIAAWFFIAHWPVDEGWRCFVFSIGVITFGMFVTRFFIFDLLESPKFLLSQGRQEEAVKVVHGIAFRNGRKTWLTEELLDVVADDGHRGSTGHLRQPRRLSTLAIVRSHLLSTSRLKPLFATRRLGATTCLIWLTWATIGMGYPLFNAFLPQYLSHSSPDSSSSSSSSSVYTSIILYSLTGIPGSVLAYHLVDSPLPFLGGRKGTLATSTLVSAVGLFAFVRWGRNEVLRVVFSCVEAFSQNIMYGVLYAYTPEIFPAPVRGSAVGVASFLNRVMGLLAPVVAARMGSDGEKGNDGPVMVAGVLILAAFGAVVGLRVETRGGQRL, translated from the exons ATGCTACGCACAATCTCAACGCTTTTCCTGgaccccccaccaccactaccacccgGCGTGGtgatcaacaccatcgaTAATGTCCTTATTCCACTGTCAGAGGCGCATTTACACAGTCATTCTTACCGGTCAAGACTCACTTCCACGGATGACACCGTTGAGGATACCCcaaaagatgatgatgataacaatgatgatgatgatgacctagagggtggtggtgatcgtGATGAAGGAACAGGCATGTTACTCCGACGAAGCAGCTCTTCTGGGGAACTACTGGGCATGACGGCTGCTGAGAGGGAGTACACGATTGGGAGCTTGAGACGTGAGGTcagggctggtggtgggaaaaggacggcagctgggaggggggaataTGAGA tGAAATCTAGGCTGGTGAACAAAGCTATACAGGACATCGGGATGGGGAGGTACAACTGGCAGTTGTTTGTGCTCTGTgggtttgggtggtttgCTGACAA TTTATGGATGCAG GGGatcgccctcaccctcccctccctctctgccGAGTTTGGTGTTTCTGAAGCCGACATCCGGtacaccacctcctccctcttcatcGGCCTCTGCCTAGGCAGCTTCGTCTGGGGGATTGGGTCCGACATCATCGGCCGCCGCATCGCCTTCAACGCCACGCttctcatcacctccctctttgGCATCGCCTCGGCCTGGGCACCGACCTGGCCGGCCGTCTGCTTGACGTATGCGGCCCTCGGTTTCGGGGTAGGGGGTAACCTCCCTGTCGACGGCGCATTATTTCTCGAATTCCTCCCCGACGCCTCAAGCTCGCTGTTGACCCTGCTGTCGGTCTGGTGGCCAATAGGCCAGCTATTCTCCTCGATAGCCGCCTGGTTTTTTATTGCTCACTGGCCTGTCGACGAGGGGTGGCGGTGCTTTGTTTTTAGCATCGGGGTCATCACCTTTGGCATGTTTGTCACGAGATTCTTCATTTTCGACCTGTTGGAATCACCCAAGTTTTTGCTCTCTCAGGGGAGACAAGAGGAGGCGGTGAAGGTGGTGCATGGGATTGCGTTTCGGAATGGAAGGAAGACGTGGTTGACGGAGGAGCTTttggatgttgttgctgatgacGGCCACCGCGGGTCAACCGGCCATCTTCGCCAACCACGCCGGCTGTCAACGCTCGCGATAGTCAGATCCCACCTCCTCTCTACCTCCCGTCTCAAACCATTGTTTGCAACCCGCCGCTTGGGCGCAACGACATGCCTGATCTGGCTCACCTGGGCGACGATAGGAATGGGATACCCGTTGTTTAATGCGTTTTTACCGCAGTATCTATCCCACTCTTCACCGgactcatcatcatcatcatcatcatcatcagtgTACACATCCATAATCCTCTACTCCCTCACCGGCATCCCGGGGTCTGTACTGGCTTACCACCTCGTTGACTCCCCTCTCCCGTTCCTCGGTGGACGGAAAGGGACACTGGCGACCTCAACGCTCGTGTCGGCAGTGGGTCTGTTCGCGTTTGTTCGGTGGGGGAGAAACGAGGTGTTAAGGGTGGTGTTTAGCTGCGTGGAGGCTTTTAGTCAGAATATCATGTATGGGGTGCTGTATGCGTACACCCCGGAGATATTCCCCGCGCCGGTGAGGGGGTCGGCGGTGGGGGTGGCTAGTTTTTTGAATAGGGTCATGGGCTTGCTGGCGCCGGTtgtggcggcgaggatggggagtgACGGAGAGAAAGGGAATGACgggccggtgatggtggcgggggtTTTGATACTGGCTGCTTTTGGGGCCgtggttgggttgagggTTGAGACTAGGGGTGGTCAGAGGCTGTGA